The segment CAGTGACGACCACCGCGCGGTGCAGGATGCCGTGCGCAGCTTTGTGCAGGACCAGATCGCGCCCAAGGCGGCCGAGTGGGACAAGAACCACCACTTCCCCGCCGCCGAGCTCAAGGGCCTGGCCGAGCTGGGCTGCTACGGCGTGGCCGTGCCCACCGAGTACGACGGGGCGGGCCTGGACTATCTGGCCCTGGCCATCATCCTGGAAGAGATAGGCGCGGGTGACGGCGCCACCTCCACCGTGGTGAGCGTCAACAACTGCCCGGTCTGCTCCATCCTGATGGCCTTCGGCAACGAGGATCAGAAGGAGCGCTTCCTCAAGCCCCTGGCGCGCGGCGAGATGCTGGGCGCCTTCTGCCTGACCGAGCCGCATGTGGGCTCGGAGGCCGGCGGGCTCAAGACCGTGGCGGTGCGCGAGGGCGATGAGTACGTGCTCAACGGCGTCAAGCAGTTCATCACCAGCGGCAAGAACGGCGATGTGGCCATCGTGATGGCCGTCACCGACAAGGCCGCGGGCAAGAAGGGCATCAGCGCCTTCCTGGTGCCCACCAAGACGCCGGGCTATGTGGTGGCCCGCGTCGAGGACAAGATGGGCCAGCACGCCAGCGACACGGCCCAGATCCTGTTCGAGAACTGCCGCATCCCGGCCGCCAACCGCCTGGGCGAGGAAGGCCAGGGCCTGAAGATCGCGCTCAGCGGCCTGGAGGGCGGGCGCATCGGCATTGCCAGCCAGTCGGTGGGCATGGCGCGCGCCGCGTTTGAGGCCGCGCTGAAGTACAGCAAGGAGCGCGTGGCCTTTGGCGTGCCCATCTTCGAGCACCAGGTGATCCAGCACAAGCTGGCCGACATGGCCACCCAGATCGAGGCCGCGCGCCAGCTGATCTGGCATGCCGCCGCGCTCAAGGACGCCGGCCAGCCCTGCCTCAAGGAAGCGGCCATGGCCAAGCTCTTCGCCAGCGAGATGGCCGAGAAGGTCTGCTCCGCCGCCATCCAGATCCACGGCGGCTACGGCTATGTGAGCGACTTCCCGGTGGAGCGCATCTACCGTGACGTGCGTGTGACCCAGATCTATGAGGGCACCTCCGAGGTCCAGAAGATCCTGATCGGCCGCGCCCTGGCCTGAGCTTGGGCTAAGCTGCGCGCATGGACGCCGCCGCCGCCCCGCTCGAAGCCGAAAACCAGCGCCTGCGCCAGCAGCTGCAGGCCCTGCTGCAGGAGGCGCGCGCCAATGAGGAGAAGATGCGCCGCTTCGAGCGGCTGGAGCATCGCCTGATCGGTGCGGCCTCGCTGCAGGAGCTGCTGCAGGTGCTGCTGCGCGACTACCGCCAGGTCTTTGCCCTGGACGAGGTCAGCCTGGCCCTGGTGGACGGCGAGCGCGAGCTGGCGCGGCTGCTGGACGCGGGCCGCCCGGCCGGGCTCTTTCTGCTGCCCGATGCCGCCGCGCTGCAGCGCCTGTACGGTGAGGCCGATTCGCCCCAGCTGGGCCCCTTCCAGCCGGCGCGCCATGGCGAGCTCTTCGGCCAGGGCCTGGCCTCGGTGGCCCTGCTGCCCATACGCCGCCAGGGCCGGCTGATCGCCAGCCTGCATTTCGGTAGCCTGGACGCCCAGCGCTACACGGCCGACGCCGGCACCCAGCTGCTGCAGCGCCTGGCGGGCATCCTGGGCGTGTGCCTGGAGAGCGCGCTCAACCAGGAGCGGCTCAAGCTGGCCGGCCTCACCGATGCGCTCACCGGCGTGCACAACCGCCGCTATTTCGAGCACCGCTGCCTGATCGAGATCGCGCAGGCGCGGCGCCACCGCCATCCCCTGGCCTGCCTGTTCCTGGACCTCGACAGTTTCAAGTCCGTCAACGACCGCTACGGCCATGCCGCGGGCGACGCCGTGCTGCGCGCCGTGGGCCAGAGCATCCAGGGCCAGCTGCGCGCGGGCGACACCATCGCACGCTGGGGCGGCGAGGAATTCGTGGCCCTGCTGCCCCAGGCGGCCCCGGCCCAGGCGCGCGAGATTGCCGAGCGCATCCGCAGCCGCATCGCCGCCCAGGCGGTGCAGGCCCATCCGGCGGGTACGGCCGACGCGGCGCCCATCCCGGTCACCATCTCCATCGGTCTTTCTCTGCTGGGGCAGGACATCGCCGGGCGCGAGCCCGCCCAGCTGGCCCAGGGCCTGCTGGCTGAGGCCGATCAGGCGCTCTACCGCGCCAAGCACGAAGGCCGCAACCGGGTGGTGAGCGCGAGCTGAGACGCGGACCTGGCCCTAGCAGGCTGTTGAAAAACGTAGCGAGGAAGGCCAGCTGCTAGGCGCCCGGAGCGCAGGAACCGGAACGTACTTCCTGTACGTGAGGATTCCGAGCACCGCGCAACGACGCAGATGGTCGCCGCAGTAGTTTTTCAACAGCCTGCTGAGGCTAGACCTGGCCCAGCAGCAGCAGGGCCGCGCCCAGCAAGGTGATCAGCAGGCCCAGGCCGCGGCGCAGGCGCCGCATCCGGCCCAGCTCACCCCGGGGTGTGCCCTGTTTCAGAGTCCGCCCTTCGTGAGCTGGGCCGGGTCCAGCAGCAACTGCAGCTGCTCGCGCGGCAGGCCGCTCATCTCGGCCGCCACATCCAGGATGGGGCGGCCCTCGCGGTAGGCGGTCTTGGCGATCTCGGCGGCCTTGAGGTAGCCGATCACCGGGTTCAGGGCCGTGACCAGGATGGGGTTGCGCGCCAGAGCCTCGTTGAGCGCGGCCTCGTTGACCTTGAAGCTGGCAATGGCGCGCTCGCCCAGCAGCTGGCTGCCGCGGCTGAGCAGGTGCAGGCTGTCCAGCAGATTGTGGGCCACCAGGGGCAGCATCACATTGAGCTCGAAATTGCCGCTCTGGCCGGCGATGGTGATGGCGGTGTCATGCCCGATCACCTGGGCCGCGATCATGGCCACAGCCTCGGGGATCACCGGATTCACCTTGCCCGGCATGATGCTGGAGCCGGGCTGCAGGGCCTCCAGCTCTATCTCGGCCAGGCCGGCCAGGGGGCCGGAGTTCATCCAGCGCAGATCGTTGGCGATCTTCATCAGGCTCACGGCCAGGGCCTTGAGCGCGCCCGAGAGCGCCACGGCCGCATCCTGCGAGCCCATGGCGGCGAAGAAGTCGGGCGCGGGCCGGAAGTGCAGGCCGGTGAGGGCGCTGATCTCCTGGGCGAAACGCGGGGCGAAGTCCGGGTGGGCATTGATGCCCGTGCCCACCGCGGTGCCGCCCTGGGCCAGGGCCTGCATCCTGGGCTGCAAGGTCTGCAGCCCCTCGATCTGGGCCTCGATCTGGGCGGCCCAGCCGTCCAGCACCTGGCCCAGGCGCACCGGCATGGCGTCCATCAGGTGGGTGCGGCCGGTCTTCACATGGTGGCCGTCACTGGCGCTCTTGGCGCGGATGGCGCGGGCCAGGCCGCGCAGGGCCGGCAGCAGCTCCTCGTGCAGGGCCAGGGCGGCGGCGATGTGCAGGGCCGAGGGAATGGCGTCATTGCTGCTCTGGCCCATGTTCACATGGTCATTGGCACTGACGGCGGCGAGCTCCCCGCCCTGGGCGCGCAGGCGGCGCGTGGCCAGGGTGGCCAGCACCTCGTTGGCGTTCATATTGCTGCTGGTGCCGGAGCCGGTCTGGAACACATCCACCGGGAAGTGCTGCATGAAGTCGGGCTGGGCCAGCAGCTCGGTGGCGGCTTCCTCGATGGCGCGGGCCGCGGCCGTGGGCAGCAGGCCCAGGGCGGCATTGGCGCGAGCCGCGGCCTGCTTCTGGCGCAGCAGGGCGGCGATGAAGCGCGCCGGCATGGGGCCGCTGATCTGGAAGTTCTGGACGGCGCGCTGGGTCTGGGCGCCGTAGAGGGCCTCGGCCGGGACCTGCATCTCGCCCATGCTGTCGCGTTCGATTCGGATGGGGCTCATGGACGTTTCTCCTGTGGCGTGCTTCAAAGCGGGGGCGGGGCCACGCTAGGCCCCATCTCGGTGTGGACCAGGCGCATGCGCAGCAGGCGCAGCGGGGTGTCCAGGCTGGCATCGTCGCGGGCCAGGCGCTCCAGCACCTGCAGGGGCCGGGCCAGGCGGTCCATGCACAGGCAGCGCCAGTGCCAGGGCAGCAGGGCCTCGCGGGCGCAGCGGTAGAGCAGGGCAAATTCCTGCTGGGCCAGCTCGCGCTCCTGCAGCAGGCCCATGTCCAGCAGTTGGCGGCCGGCGGCTTGGTAGCGGTCCAGCAGCCGCGGCTCCTCGGGTTCCAGCGCGCAGGCGATCTTCAGGGCCAGCCAGCGCCAGCATTCCAGGGCCGGGTGGGTGGCGGGGCAGGGTGGGGTCAGCAAGGCCGCTCCTGGGAGGCAAGATGCCGCGTGTGTGTTCGGCAGGTCCATGCTGGCGGCGAGCGGCTGGCAATGCAAGACGCCGCAGGGGCGTCGGGCCAACGCGAGCACCGGGTTCAGCAAAAAGGGCAGGAGGACGCGCCCCGACAAGTGTTGCGCTTCCCCGATACCGGGGCGCGCCTCCTGACTGAACAATGCCGGACGGATGGGCGCCGGGCCAGGGCCCGGGACTCACCGCGCCGCAAGGCATCGGTTGCTCTCGTTTGAATCGGATCTTAGATGAGAATTCATCTCATTTGCAACTTGAGTGCGCGCAAACCCCGCTGTGCCGGCAGGGGCTTTCGCCCTAAGGTGGGGCATGCTTGATCTTGAGACCCTCCCGGGCACGGCCCCGAGCCGGCTGCCGCCGCGCGGCCCCATCCAGTTCTTCTTCGACTTCTCCTCGCCCTATGCCTATATCGCGTCCGAGTGGGTGGAGGCGGTGGCCGCCCGCCATGGTCGGCGCGTGCAGTGGAATGCCATCCTGCTGGGCGTGACCTTCCAGGCCGCCGAGCTCAAGCCGCCGGTGGCCCACCCGCTCAAGCGCGACTATGTGCTGCGCGATTTCGCGCGCTCCGCGGCCTTTGCCGGCCTGCCCTATCGCCAGCCCGAGCCCTTCCCCATTCCCACGCAGAACGCGGCGCGGGTCTTCTGGTGGCTGCACGACAGCCAGGACCCGGCCGCCGCCGTGGCCTGGGCCCATGCGGCCCTGCGGGCCTACTTCACCCGCGGCGTGGCGCTCCATGAGCCGGCCGCCCTCAAGGCCCTGGCGGCCGAGAGCGGCCTGGACGGCGAGGCGGCCGAGGCCGCCTGGAACGACACGCGCTGGAAGGAGCGGCTCAAGGCGGCCAACGAGGCGGCGCTGGCCGCCGGGGTCTTCGGGGCGCCCTTCTTCCTGATCGATGGCGAGCCCTTCTGGGGCCATGACCGCCAGGCCCAGATGGAGCGCTGGCTGGGCAGCGGGCCCTTCAAGGGCCTGGTCTGAGCCCTGGCAACGGCCGCTTCAGGGCCGGCCCAGCGCACGCTCCACGCTGAGCACGGCCTGCAGCCGCTCGCTGCGCAGCTGCTGGGTGGCCAGGGCGCCTTCCTGCGCTGCGCGTTCGCGGCGCAGGCGCTCCAGGCGGCTGTCCAGGCCCAGGCGCTCGCGCTGCAGGGCCAGGGCCTGTGCGCGCTCCAGCCGCTCCTGGGCGGCCTCGCGCTGCTGCTGGGCCTGGCCCAGCGCGCGGGCCTGGGCCAGGGCGGCCTGGGCCTCCTCGGCGGCTTCCAGCACCACGCGGCGGAACTCGGCGGCCGCCTGCTCGGCGCGGGCCTGGGCGGCCTCACGCGTGGCGCGGCGCTGGCCGCCATCCAGCAGGGCCCAGGCCAGACCCAGGCCCAGAAAGCGCTCGGTGCTGTCGCGCAGGGCCGCGCCCAGCACGCCGCTCTCGCGCTGGCGCAGCAGCTGGGCATCCAGACGCAGGGTGGGCCAGAGCGCGGCCTGGGCGGCGCTGGCCTCTGAGCGCGTGGCGCGCAGCCGCGCCTCGGCCGCCCGCACATCGGGGCGCTGGGCCAGGCGCTGCAGCGGCGGCCGGGCCTCGGCTTCGCCGCGGGGCAGGGGACCTGCGGCCAGGGCCAGCCATTGCGGCGCCTCGATATCGCTGAGCCGCTCCAGGCGCAGGGCGGCCAGGCGGGCGTCCTCGGCGCTCTGGGCCAGCTCGGCGCGGCGCTGGGTGAGCTCGGCTTCCAGCGTGATCTGATCCAGCGTGCTGCGCAGGCCCTGCGCCAGCAGGCTCTGCTCCAGGGTCTGTTGCTCCTGCAGGGTCTGCAGCAGGGCCTCGCGCTGCAGGCGTGCCAGCTCGGCGCCGCGCAAGCGCAGCAGCTCGCCGCGCAGGGCATGGCCCAGGGCCAGGCGCGCCGCCTGCAGATCGGCCTCGACGGCCTGCGCCTGCGCCTGGCCGGCCTGCGCCTCGGCCTGGCGTCGGCCCAGCAGGTCCAGCTCCCAGCGGAAGTCGGCCTGCAGCTGGCGACGCTGGCGCGGTCCGCCGGCCGCCTCCAGCTCGCTGCGGCCCCGGCTCTGGCCGGCCTGGGCCTGCAGCTCCAGCTGCGGCTGGCCGGCCGCGGCGCTCTGCCGCTGCTGGGCGCGGGCCTCACGCAGCCGCGCCAGGGCCAGGGCCAGCTGCGGGCTGTTGGCCTGGCCGCGCGCGATCAGGGCTTCGGCCTCGGGCTCCAGGCGCAGTGCGGGCGGGGCCGGCGCCTCATCGGGCACTTCGGGCAGGGCGAGGGCGCGCATCGCGGCGCCCTGCAGCAGGGCGCCCAGCAGCAGGCCGGCCAGCGTGTGGGTGAAGGTGGGCATCGGCAGGGTCATCAGCAGGTTTGGGTGGGACGGCCGCGCAGGCGCTGGCGCAGCAGGTCGAGCTGGCGGTAGACCAGGGGCACGAACAGCAGGCTCAGCAGGGTGCTGCTGATCAGGCCCCCGATCACGGCCACGGCCATGGGGGCGCGGAAGCCGTCGTCATGCCCCCAGCCCAGGGCGGCGGGCAGCATGCCGCCCACCATGGCCAGGGTGGTCATCACGATGGGCCGCACGCGCTCATGGCCGGCCTGGCTGATGGCCCGGTCCAGGCTCAGGCCGCCGCGCCGCGCCTCCACGATGAAGTCCACCAGCAGGATGGAGTTCTTGGCCACGATGCCGAAGAGCATCAGCAGGCCGATCACGGTGGACAGGTTCAGCGAGTAGCCGCCCAGCAGCAGGGCCAGGGCCGCGCCGCTGAGCGCCAGCGGCAGGGCCAGCATGATGGACAGGGGCTGCAGCCAGTCGTCGAAGAGCAGCACCAGCAGGGCATAGACGGCCACCAGGCCGAACAGGGCCGCCAGGCCGAAGCGCTCGAACATCTCGGCCATCTGCTCGGTCTGGCCATAGGGCGCCAGACGCACGGCAGCGGGCAGCTCGCGCCAGGCGGGCAGGGCCTCCAGGGCGCTCATGGCCTCGCTGATCGTCACGCCGCGGGCCAGATTGGCCTGCAGCTGGATCAGGCGCTCGCGGTTCAGGCGGGTCAGGCTGGAGGGCGTGCTGCCGGGCTCCAGGGTGGCCACGGTTTCCAGCGGCACGCGGCCCCCGCCGGCCACCGGCACCGGCAGCTGGCGCAGCGCGTCCAGGCCTTGGGCCGGTCCGCCCGCCAGGCGCAGGCGCACGGCGATCAGCTGGCCGTCCACCACGATGCGCGGCAGCGCGGTCTCGCTGGCGCCCAGGGTGGCCAGACGCAGGGCATCGGCAATGCTGCTGGCATCCACGCCCAGGCGCGCGGCGGCCTCGGGCCGCAGGCGCAGGTCCAGGCTGGCCAGCGGCGGCCCCTGCTCCAGGCTCAGGTCCTGCAGCTGGGGCAGGGCGGCGGCTTCCTGGCGCAGGCGCTGCATGGCGGCTTCCAGCTGCCGCGGATCGCTGGACACGAAGCTCAGGCTCAGGTCCTTCTCCCAGTCGCCCAGCAGCAGGCTGCTGCGCACATCGGGCACCGTGGCCAGGCGCTCGCGCAGGCTGCGCTCCAGGGCCTCGCGCGAGAGCTTGCGCTCGGAGGGCGGGCGCAGCTGCAGGCGCAGGGCGCCGCGCTCGGGGCTGCCCCGCTCATAGGCAAAGACCTCGCTGATGTCCGGCACGCCGGCCAGGGCCGCGCGCAGAGCTTCGGCCGCCTGCACCGACTGGCGCAGGCTGGCGCCCGGAGCCAGCTCGTAGTTGACGGGAATGGCGCGCGGCCGGGTCTCGGGCATGAAGCTCGAGGGCAGGCTGGCCATCAGGCCCAGGGTGGCCAGCAGCAGCATGCCGCCCAGGCCCAGGGTGCTGCGCGGATGGCGCATCACCCAGGCCAGCAGGCGGTGGTAGCCCTGCTGCAGGCGGCCCGGTGCGGGCTCGCCGCCGCTGTGCGGACGCAGCCAGCGGGCGCACATCAGGGGCGTGACCAGTCGGGCCACGCACAGCGAGGACAGCACGGCGAAGGTGGTGGTGAGGCCGAACTCGGTGAAGTACTTGCCCACCACACCGCCGATGAAGCTCACCGGCAGGAAGACCGCGACGATGGTGAAGGTGATGGCGATCACCGCCAGGCCCAGGGCATCGGCGCCGCGCGCGGCGGCCTCGGCCGGGGTCTCGCCGTTCTCGATGCGTCGCGCGATGTTCTCGACCTCGACGATGGCGTCATCCACCAGGATGCCGATCACCAGGATCAGGGCCAGCAGGGTCACGTCGTCGAGCTGGAAGCCGCGCCAGTGCATGGCCACAAAGGTGGGCAGCAGGGACAGGGGAATGGCCGCGGCCGCCAGCAGGGTGGCGCGCCAGTCGCGCAGAAAGAGCCAGACCACCAGCACGGTCAGCAGTGCGCCTTCCAGCAGGCTGTCGCGCGCGCCGCCATAGCTCATGCGGGTGTACTCGACGTTGTCCTCGAACAGCGTGATGCGCATCTCGGGATGGGCCCGGCGGTACTCGTCCAGCGCGCGGCTCACGCCCTCGGCCAGCTGCAGCTCGGAGGCGCCGCGCTTCTTGTACAGCTCCATCACGATCACGGGCTGGCCGTTGAGCAGGGCAAAACCGCTGGGCTCGCTGCCCAGGTCCAGCACCCGGCCCAGCTCGCCCAGGCTGACGCTGCGGCCCTGGCCCAGATTGATCTGGCGCGCTGCCAGGCCCTGGGCATCGGTGCTGGCGCCCAGCACGCGCAGGGGACGCAGGCGCTCCGTGCCGTCGCGCACCGAGCCGGCCGGGATATTGGCCTCGCCCAGCTGCAGCTGGCGGCCGAGCTCGGCCATGTCCAGGCCGGCCGCGGCCAGGCGCGCCGGGTCCAGCTCCACGCGCAGCTCGCGCTTGGCGCCTCCCAGGCGCTTGAACTGCTGCACGCCGGGCACGCCCAGCAGGCGCGGGCCCAGCTGCTCGTCGATGCGCCGGCTCAGCTCCATCTCGCTGAGGCCCTCGGCCGCAATCGAATAGCTCTGCAGGGCCCAGCCCGAGACATCGACCCGGGTCACCACCGGCTCGCCGATCTGGGCCGGCAGCTCGGGGCGTATGCGGGCCACGGCATCGCGCACATCGTTGGCGGCGCGGTCGATATTGGCCTCCAGCTGGAACTCGGCCGTGATAGCCACCGCGCCATTCGCGATGGTGGTGTTCAGGTTCTTGAGCCCGGGCAGGCCGGCCAGGCCTTCCTCGAGCCGGCGCGCCACATTGTTTTCCAGCTCCGCGGGCGAGGCGCCCTGCTGGGCCACCTCCACGCTGATGATGGGCAGTTCCACCCGCGGGCTGCCGGCAATGGGCAGCTTGTTGAAGGCCAGCAGGCCCGCCAGCGAGAGCAGCAGGAAGAGCAGGACCACGGGCGTGGGCCGTTGAATGGCCCAGGAGGAAATCTTGAGACTCATGGGGCGGCTCCGGCGGGCGCGGAGACGGCGTCGGACACGGGCTGTACGCGCTGGCCCTCGCTCAACAGGGGGGCGGCGCTGTGCACCAGGCGCTCACCCGGCTGAAGACCTTCCAGGGCGCGCAGTTGGTCGGCGCTCAGGCGCACATAGCGCTTGCGCAGGCGCTGCTGCTCGTCCACCACGAAGACCCAGGGCCGCGGGTCGAATTGCAGGGCCTCGGGCGGCAGGGCCAGGCCCGCGCGTGGGGGACCGGTCAGGGTGACGCTGGCGCTCACGCCCAGGGGCAGGCGCAGGCCGGGCGTCAGGGCCACGCGCAGGCGCGCGCGGCGCGACTCCTGGCCCTGGCCGGCCTCCAGGCTGCGCAGCGTGCCCGGCAGCGGCTTCAGGCCCGCGGCGTCCAGCTGCACGCTGGCCGGCATGCCCGGCGCCAGGCCTTCCAGGCGCTGTACCTCGGCCCAGGCCTCGAACTCGCGGTCGCCGTCCTCGCTCAGCACGAACCAGGGCAGGGCGGTCTGGGGATCGCTGACCAGGCCGCGCTCCACCTGGCGCTCGCCCAGGCGGCCGCTGCGCGGGGCGCGCAGCACCGTGTCGTCCAGGCGTTGCCGGGCCAGGGCCAGCTGGGCGCCGGCCGCCGCGGCCTCGGCGCGCGCCGCCTGCTGTTGCTGCTCGGCCGCCTGCAGCTCGCGCTCCAGCTGGGCCAGGCTGCTGCGCCGCTCGCGCCGTTCCTGCTCGCTGACGGCGCCCAGGGCCGCGGCCTCGCGGTAGCGCTGCTCGGCATCGCGGGCCAGGGCCAGGCGGTCCTGCACCTGGCCCCACTGGGCCTGGGCGGCCTCGGCCTGGGCCTGGGCGCGGCGCTGGCCCTGGCGGGCCTGCTCCAGCTCGGCGCGGGCCGCGCGGGCGTCCATCTGCACCAGGGCCTGGCCGGCGCGCACCCAGTCGCCGGCATCCACCAGCACCTGCTCCACGCGCAGGCCGGCCACGGCCGGCCGCAGGGCCACGGGCTCGCGCGCCACGATGCGCCCGGGCAGGCTCAGGCTGGCGGCGCTGTGGCTGTTCTGCAGATTCAGCACCCGCACCCGCATCAGGGCGGGCTCCTGGGGCACGGGCCCCGGCGGGGCATCGCTGCAGGCCTGCAGCAGGGCCAGGCCCAGCAGCAGGGCGATGCCGGGCAGGGGATGGAGATGAGGGCGCAAGAGGGCTCCGATCGGGCACGGGAAATGAGATGGCGCGGACTCTAGGCAGGCGCGGCGCCTTGCGCCTGAGTCCGGGCCGCCCCGGCCCGGGTCTGCGGTCCCGCTGCACTGGGTCTGCAGACCCAGTGGGGGCGCTGTGCGCCCGTGTGGCGCCGAGATCGGCCGCTATGCTGGCGACCGAGCGCTGCCACGGGGGTGGTGCGACCCTGTTCCCGAGGTACTGTCTTGCGTCTGTGGCGATCCCTGTGGTGGAAGCTGAGCCTGGGGGCCATCCTGGTCACCCTGGGCACCGGCCTGGCCTCCATGCTGGTCATGGGGCCGCTGCTGGATGCGCAGGCCTTTCGCCAGATGGTGGCGCCCAAGCATCTGCATCAGCTCATCGAGCCCGAGCTGCGCGTGCTGAACGGCCGCCAGGGCGACCCCGCCCTGGTGGCCCTGATGCTGGACGCCATGCAGCAGCGCCTGCTGAATGTGGACGGCCCCGAGGGCTATTACGGCATACGCGCTTCCTCGGAGCCGCGTGTCAGCCTGGCCTTGTACGACGCGCAGGGCCAGCGCCGCGAACGCCGCGAAGACCACGCCCTGCCCCTGCCCGCGCAATGGTCGCCTGGGCCCCAGCGTCTGGAGCAGGTCTCGCCCGACGAGCGCCTGCTGGCCCTGCCCCTGGAGGGCGGCGGCAGCCTGCTGGTGCGGCACCACGCGGGCTTCGACACCCTGAGGAATATGCGCAGCACCCTGCGCGATGTGGCGGACTCCTACGACTGGTGGCTGCTGCTGGTGGGCCTGCCCGGCGTGCTGCTGGGCATCCTGCTGACGCGCTGGCTCAGCCATCGCCTGGGGCGCCTGGCCGGGCTCACCGAGGCCTGGGCGGGCGGCGACTTCTCGGCGCGCAGCACCGATGTCTCGCGCGACGAGCTGGGCGAGCATGCGCGCGCCCTGAACCGCCTGGCCGACCAGCTGCAGGCCCAGGTGCAGACCGGGCGCGATCTGGCCGCCCTGCAGGAGCGCCAGCGCCTGGCGCGCGAGCTGCACGACAGCATCAAGCAGCAGGTCTTTGCCACCGGCCTGCAGCTGCATGCCGCGCGCCAGTGGCTGGAGCGCCAGCCCGAGCGCGCCGCGAGCCTGCTGGCCGAGGCCGCCACGCAGAACCAGGCGGTGCATCGCGACCTGGCCGATCTGCTGACCCGGCTCAAGCCGGCCCAGGCCGAGCGCTGCCCCGATCTGGCCCGGGCCATGAGCGAGCGCCTGGCCCCCTGGCGCGGCTTGCTGGAGCTGGAGCTGGATCTGCCGCCCGGCCTGGCCCTGCCCGCCACCCAGGCGCGCGAGCTGGCCAGCCTGGCCAACGAGGCGGTGGCCAATGCCCTGCGCCATGGCCGCGCGCGCCGTGTGCATCTGGCCTGGCGCCTGGCCGCGGGCTGGGCCGAGCTGCGCATCGAGGACGAGGGACGGGGCTTCGATCCCGCGCGCCCCAGCGCCGGCCAGGGCCTGGTCAATATGCGGGAGCGGGCCGAACTGCTGCCCGAGGGCTCGCTCAGCGTGGACGCCGCGCCGGGCGAGGGCTGCCGCCTGTGCCTGCGCTGGCGCTGGCAGCCCCTGGACGCGGAGACCCCGCAGGAAGCGAGTGAGACCCCATGATCTCGGTGCTGATCTGTGATGACCATGCCCTGGTGCGCTACGGCATTGCCGCGGTGCTGGAGGCGCATGGCGAGTTCCGCCTGGTGGGCGCGGTGGGCGAGGGCGCGCGGGCCGTGGAGCTGGCCGCGCGCGAGCGGCCCGATGTGGTGCTGATGGACCTGCTGATGCCCGGCATGAACGGCGTGGAGGCCACGCGCGAGATCCGCCGCGCCAGCCCCGGCAGCCAGGTGCTGCTGCTGACCAGCCACGAGGGCGAGGAGCCCGCGCTGGAGGCCCTGCAGGCCGGCGCCATCTCCTACCTGCTCAAGGACACGCCGCCGGCCGAGCTGGTGCAGGCCATCATGCGCGCGGCGCGCGGCGAGGCCACGCTGCACCCGCGCGTGGCCGTGGCCATGGTGCGGGCGCTGAGCCAGCCGCGCGGCGCGGCCCCCGAGGGCCTGAGCGAGCGCGAGGCCGAGGTGCTGAGCCTGGTGGCCGATGGGCTCAGCAATGCCCAGATCGCCGCCCGCCTGGCCCTGGCCGAGAAGACTGTGAAGAACCATGTCTCCAATCTGCTGGCCAAGCTGCAGCTGGAGGACCGCACCCAGGCCGCCGTCTATGCCTGGCGCCAGGGCCTGAAGGGCCAGCCGCGCGGCTGAATCCTCCTGTGGCCGCTGGCCGGCTGCATCGCCTCCATCCTGGCACGCAAGCTGCTTGATCCAGATCACGGAGAGTAGAAGCGTTCACCGCCTGCGCCACCACGGTGCACAGCGGCCGGAAATTGCTCTCGGAGTGCCCCGCCCTCGTGCAGCGCCTGGCTGCCGGCGGCGGGGAGTTCATCACTTCGAGCAGTCAAGGAGCGCTTTCCATGCTCGTCACCCGCCAGCGGGTCTTCCGCAAGTTCTGGCATGCCTGCATGCCCCTCACGGCCCTGGCCGCCGGTCCCCAGCCCTTCACCCTGCTGGGCGAGAAGCTGGTGCTCTTCCTCGATGCCGAGGGCCAGCCCGCGGCGCTGAAGGATCGCTGCTGCCACCGCACCGCCCAGCTCAGCAAGGGCTGGTGCACGCCCGAGGGCCATCTTCAGTGCGGCTACCACGGCTGGGCCTATGACCGCAGTGGCCGCGTGGTGCGCATCCCGCAGTACCCCGAGGACAAGCCCATCCCGGCCGACTACTGCA is part of the Shinella sp. XGS7 genome and harbors:
- a CDS encoding efflux RND transporter permease subunit, coding for MSLKISSWAIQRPTPVVLLFLLLSLAGLLAFNKLPIAGSPRVELPIISVEVAQQGASPAELENNVARRLEEGLAGLPGLKNLNTTIANGAVAITAEFQLEANIDRAANDVRDAVARIRPELPAQIGEPVVTRVDVSGWALQSYSIAAEGLSEMELSRRIDEQLGPRLLGVPGVQQFKRLGGAKRELRVELDPARLAAAGLDMAELGRQLQLGEANIPAGSVRDGTERLRPLRVLGASTDAQGLAARQINLGQGRSVSLGELGRVLDLGSEPSGFALLNGQPVIVMELYKKRGASELQLAEGVSRALDEYRRAHPEMRITLFEDNVEYTRMSYGGARDSLLEGALLTVLVVWLFLRDWRATLLAAAAIPLSLLPTFVAMHWRGFQLDDVTLLALILVIGILVDDAIVEVENIARRIENGETPAEAAARGADALGLAVIAITFTIVAVFLPVSFIGGVVGKYFTEFGLTTTFAVLSSLCVARLVTPLMCARWLRPHSGGEPAPGRLQQGYHRLLAWVMRHPRSTLGLGGMLLLATLGLMASLPSSFMPETRPRAIPVNYELAPGASLRQSVQAAEALRAALAGVPDISEVFAYERGSPERGALRLQLRPPSERKLSREALERSLRERLATVPDVRSSLLLGDWEKDLSLSFVSSDPRQLEAAMQRLRQEAAALPQLQDLSLEQGPPLASLDLRLRPEAAARLGVDASSIADALRLATLGASETALPRIVVDGQLIAVRLRLAGGPAQGLDALRQLPVPVAGGGRVPLETVATLEPGSTPSSLTRLNRERLIQLQANLARGVTISEAMSALEALPAWRELPAAVRLAPYGQTEQMAEMFERFGLAALFGLVAVYALLVLLFDDWLQPLSIMLALPLALSGAALALLLGGYSLNLSTVIGLLMLFGIVAKNSILLVDFIVEARRGGLSLDRAISQAGHERVRPIVMTTLAMVGGMLPAALGWGHDDGFRAPMAVAVIGGLISSTLLSLLFVPLVYRQLDLLRQRLRGRPTQTC
- a CDS encoding efflux RND transporter periplasmic adaptor subunit, whose amino-acid sequence is MRPHLHPLPGIALLLGLALLQACSDAPPGPVPQEPALMRVRVLNLQNSHSAASLSLPGRIVAREPVALRPAVAGLRVEQVLVDAGDWVRAGQALVQMDARAARAELEQARQGQRRAQAQAEAAQAQWGQVQDRLALARDAEQRYREAAALGAVSEQERRERRSSLAQLERELQAAEQQQQAARAEAAAAGAQLALARQRLDDTVLRAPRSGRLGERQVERGLVSDPQTALPWFVLSEDGDREFEAWAEVQRLEGLAPGMPASVQLDAAGLKPLPGTLRSLEAGQGQESRRARLRVALTPGLRLPLGVSASVTLTGPPRAGLALPPEALQFDPRPWVFVVDEQQRLRKRYVRLSADQLRALEGLQPGERLVHSAAPLLSEGQRVQPVSDAVSAPAGAAP
- a CDS encoding histidine kinase, translating into MRLWRSLWWKLSLGAILVTLGTGLASMLVMGPLLDAQAFRQMVAPKHLHQLIEPELRVLNGRQGDPALVALMLDAMQQRLLNVDGPEGYYGIRASSEPRVSLALYDAQGQRRERREDHALPLPAQWSPGPQRLEQVSPDERLLALPLEGGGSLLVRHHAGFDTLRNMRSTLRDVADSYDWWLLLVGLPGVLLGILLTRWLSHRLGRLAGLTEAWAGGDFSARSTDVSRDELGEHARALNRLADQLQAQVQTGRDLAALQERQRLARELHDSIKQQVFATGLQLHAARQWLERQPERAASLLAEAATQNQAVHRDLADLLTRLKPAQAERCPDLARAMSERLAPWRGLLELELDLPPGLALPATQARELASLANEAVANALRHGRARRVHLAWRLAAGWAELRIEDEGRGFDPARPSAGQGLVNMRERAELLPEGSLSVDAAPGEGCRLCLRWRWQPLDAETPQEASETP
- a CDS encoding response regulator transcription factor; amino-acid sequence: MISVLICDDHALVRYGIAAVLEAHGEFRLVGAVGEGARAVELAARERPDVVLMDLLMPGMNGVEATREIRRASPGSQVLLLTSHEGEEPALEALQAGAISYLLKDTPPAELVQAIMRAARGEATLHPRVAVAMVRALSQPRGAAPEGLSEREAEVLSLVADGLSNAQIAARLALAEKTVKNHVSNLLAKLQLEDRTQAAVYAWRQGLKGQPRG